A window of the Cicer arietinum cultivar CDC Frontier isolate Library 1 chromosome 6, Cicar.CDCFrontier_v2.0, whole genome shotgun sequence genome harbors these coding sequences:
- the LOC101491054 gene encoding bidirectional sugar transporter SWEET13-like, producing MAMTRESWAFVFGLLGNIISFAVFLSPLPTFYLIFKKKSTEGFQSLPYVVALFSAMLWIYYAFVKREAALLLITINTFGIVVESCYLIVFLIYATKKSRLSTIKLLLLLNVFGFGAMLLSTLYLAKGAKRLAIIGWICLVFNITVFAAPLFIISRVIRTRSVEYMPFFLSFFLTINAVMWFFYGLLLKDYYVALPNTLGFVFGIIQMVMYLIYRNATPVPLDGPVKGQELSGGHIVDVVKIGSDPNRGGGAVSKV from the exons ATGGCCATGACTCGTGAATCTTGGGCTTTTGTTTTCGGCCTTCTAG GCAACATCATTTCGTTTGCGGTGTTCCTTTCACCATT gcCAACTTTTTACCTAATCTTCAAGAAGAAATCTACTGAAGGATTTCAGTCACTTCCTTATGTTGTTGCACTTTTCAGTGCAATGCTTTGGATTTACTACGCATTTGTCAAAAGAGAAGCTGCTCTACTTCTCATCACAATTAACACCTTTGGAATTGTTGTTGAGTCATGTTACCTTATTGTCTTCCTAATTTATGCCACAAAGAAATCAAGG cTTTCAACCATAAAACTACTTCTCTTGTTGAATGTGTTTGGTTTTGGAGCCATGCTTCTATCAACTCTCTACTTGGCAAAGGGAGCAAAACGTCTTGCTATCATAGGATGGATTTGCTTGGTTTTCAACATAACTGTATTTGCTGCACCTCTCTTCATCAtt AGCCGAGTCATAAGAACAAGGAGCGTGGAATACATGCCGTTTTTCTTGTCTTTCTTTTTAACCATTAATGCTGTTATGTGGTTCTTCTATGGTCTTCTCCTCAAAGATTATTATGTTGCT CTTCCAAATACACTTGGATTTGTATTCGGCATAATTCAGATGGTGATGTATTTGATATATAGAAATGCCACACCAGTGCCACTAGATGGGCCAGTGAAGGGTCAAGAATTGAGTGGTGGCCATATTGTTGATGTTGTGAAGATTGGATCCGACCCCAATCGTGGAGGAGGTGCAGTTAGCAAAGTCTGA